Proteins found in one Ovis aries strain OAR_USU_Benz2616 breed Rambouillet chromosome 19, ARS-UI_Ramb_v3.0, whole genome shotgun sequence genomic segment:
- the HYAL2 gene encoding hyaluronidase-2 isoform X1, translating to MWTGLGPAVTLALVLVVAWATELKPTAPPIFTGRPFVVAWDVPTQDCGPRHKMPLDPKDMKAFDVQASPNEGFVNQNITIFYRDRLGMYPHFNSVGRSVHGGVPQNGSLWVHLEMLKGHVEHYIRTQEPAGLAVIDWEDWRPVWVRNWQDKDVYRRLSRQLVASHHPDWPPERIVKEAQYEFEFAARQFMLETLRFVKAFRPRHLWGFYLFPDCYNHDYVQNWETYTGRCPDVEVSRNDQLSWLWAESTALFPSVYLEETLASSTHGRNFVSFRVQEALRVADVHHANHALPVYVFTRPTYSRGLTGLSEMDLISTIGESAALGAAGVILWGDAGFTTSNETCRRLKDYLTRSLVPYVVNVSWAAQYCSWAQCHGHGRCVRRDPNAHTFLHLSASSFRLVPSHAPDEPRLRPEGELSWADRNHLQTHFRCQCYLGWGGEQCQWDRRRAAGGASGAWAGSHLTGLLAVAVLAFTWTS from the exons ATGTGGACAGGCCTGGGCCCCGCCGTCACACTGGCCCTGGTGTTGGTGGTGGCATGGGCCACAGAGCTGAAGCCCACAGCACCACCCATCTTCACGGGCCGGCCCTTTGTGGTTGCATGGGATGTGCCCACACAGGACTGTGGCCCACGCCACAAGATGCCATTGGACCCAAAGGACATGAAGGCCTTTGATGTGCAGGCCTCACCTAACGAGGGTTTTGTAAATCAGAACATCACCATCTTCTACCGTGACCGGCTGGGCATGTATCCACACTTCAACTCGGTGGGGAGGTCAGTCCATGGTGGTGTGCCACAGAATGGCAGCCTCTGGGTACACCTGGAGATGCTGAAGGGACACGTGGAACACTACATTCGTAcacaggagcctgcagggctggcAGTCATCGACTGGGAGGACTGGCGGCCAGTGTGGGTGCGCAACTGGCAGGACAAGGATGTGTACCGCCGATTATCACGCCAGTTGGTGGCCAGTCACCACCCCGATTGGCCACCAGAGCGCATAGTCAAGGAGGCGCAGTATGAGTTTGAGTTCGCTGCACGGCAGTTCATGCTGGAGACACTGCGATTTGTCAAGGCGTTTCGGCCTCGGCACCTATGGGGCTTCTACCTCTTCCCTGACTGTTACAACCATGATTATGTGCAAAACTGGGAGACCTATACAGGCCGCTGCCCTGATGTTGAGGTCTCCCGAAATGACCAGCTGTCCTGGCTCTGGGCCGAGAGCACAGCCCTCTTCCCCTCTGTCTACCTGGAAGAGACGCTGGCTTCCTCCACTCACGGCCGCAACTTTGTCAGCTTTCGTGTCCAGGAGGCTCTTCGCGTGGCTGACGTCCACCATGCCAACCATGCACTCCCAGTCTACGTCTTCACGAGGCCCACCTACAGCCGTGGACTCACAGGGCTTAGCGAG ATGGATCTCATCTCCACCATTGGTGAGAGTGCTGCCCTGGGTGCAGCCGGCGTCATCCTCTGGGGTGACGCAGGGTTTACCACCAGCAAC gagaCCTGCCGACGCCTCAAGGATTATCTGACTCGGTCACTGGTACCCTATGTCGTCAATGTGTCCTGGGCTGCCCAGTACTGCAGCTGGGCCCAGTGCCATGGCCATGGGCGCTGTGTGCGCCGGGACCCCAACGCTCACACCTTCCTGCACCTCAGTGCCAGCAGCTTCCGTCTAGTGCCTAGCCACGCACCTGATGAGCCGCGGCTGCGACCAGAGGGGGAGCTCAGTTGGGCCGACCGCAACCACCTACAGACGCACTTTCGCTGCCAGTGCTACTTAGGCTGGGGCGGTGAGCAGTGCCAGTGGGACCGCAGGCGGGCAGCTGGGGGTGCCAGTGGGGCCTGGGCTGGGTCCCACCTCACTGGCCTGCTGGCAGTGG